The proteins below come from a single Streptomyces spongiicola genomic window:
- a CDS encoding TioE family transcriptional regulator gives MLGIKSQTVKYLRPFDLAREHGISTQAVRNYERDGFLPRAERTPSGYRTYTRTHAAALRSYLALVQAYGYAVGGEIMRSLNAGDLDAALTAVDRGHAQLLRDRSTLDAVGRAVEHLTSGPGVTEHPPADRAPLSIGELARRLGVTAATLRNWEAVGILTPVREPVTGHRSFGTADVRDAELAHLLRRGGYPLEHIRTVVRQIRTAGGTEALSAALDDWRRRLTARGVAMLDAAARLAGYVALLDAAPAGRRTAPGPAPVPGSPAVV, from the coding sequence ATGCTTGGGATAAAGTCTCAAACCGTGAAGTACCTGCGCCCATTCGACCTGGCCCGTGAGCACGGCATCTCCACCCAGGCGGTCCGCAACTACGAGCGAGACGGCTTCCTCCCCCGCGCCGAGCGCACCCCGTCCGGCTACCGGACCTACACCCGGACGCACGCGGCGGCCCTGCGGTCCTATCTGGCGCTCGTCCAGGCGTACGGCTACGCCGTGGGCGGGGAGATCATGCGGTCGCTCAACGCGGGCGACCTCGACGCCGCGCTGACGGCCGTCGACCGCGGCCACGCCCAGCTGCTGCGCGACCGGAGCACCCTGGACGCGGTGGGGCGGGCGGTCGAGCACCTCACCTCCGGCCCCGGCGTCACCGAGCACCCGCCCGCCGACCGGGCCCCGCTCAGCATCGGCGAACTCGCCCGCCGGCTGGGGGTCACCGCGGCGACGCTGCGCAACTGGGAGGCGGTGGGCATCCTCACCCCGGTCCGGGAGCCGGTCACCGGGCACCGCTCGTTCGGCACCGCCGACGTACGCGACGCCGAGCTGGCCCATCTCCTCCGGCGCGGGGGCTACCCGCTGGAGCACATCCGCACGGTGGTCCGGCAGATCCGCACGGCCGGCGGCACCGAGGCGCTGTCCGCCGCCCTCGACGACTGGCGCCGGCGGCTCACCGCCCGCGGTGTGGCGATGCTCGACGCCGCCGCCCGGCTCGCCGGGTACGTGGCCCTGCTGGACGCCGCACCGGCCGGACGGCGGACCGCCCCCGGACCGGCACCCGTGCCGGGGTCCCCGGCGGTGGTCTGA
- a CDS encoding ATP-binding cassette domain-containing protein yields the protein MNRDAQELVTAPQDGGVPRPTHGRDTTTVGTGADTQPPAPCAADGHDRIRVHGARENNLRNVHLEIPKRRLTVFTGVSGSGKSSLVFDTIAAESQRLINETYSAFVQGFMPTLARPEVDVLDGLTTAILVDQQPMGTSPRSTVGTATDAGALLRILFSRLAEPRIGSQKAFAFNVASADASGVLVVNGKKIEKGFSVVGGMCLRCEGMGSVSDIDPAQLIDDSRSLADGAVTVPGWKPDGWVVQSFTESGFLDPAKPVRDYTEQERHDLLHRDPVKVKVKGVSTTYEGLLARVRKSFLSKDKETLQPHIRAFVERAVTFAVCPGCHGTRLSETARSARIDGISIADASAMQISDLASWTRGLSDPSVRTLLAVLGQTLDSFVSIGLGYLSLDRASSTLSGGEAQRVKMVRHLGSALTDVTYVFDEPTVGLHPHDIQRMNELLLQLRDKGNTVLVVEHKPETITIADHVVDLGPHAGTKGGEVVFEGTVEGLRTSGTLTGRHLDDRASVKPAVRERTGVLEVRGADAHNLRDVDVDIPLGVLTVVTGVAGSGKSSLISGSVDGRDGVVTVDQSPIKGSRRSNPATYTGMLEPIRKTFARANGVKPALFSPNSGGACPACKGAGVIYTDLAIMAGVATTCDECEGKRFEASVLRYRLEGRNISEVFEMPVAEAAEFFRTGAARTPAAYAVLDRLAEVGLGYLSLGQPLTTLSGGERQRLKLAGHMAGEGSVYILDEPTSGLHLADVEQLLALLDRLVDAGRTVIVVEHHQAVMAHADWIIDLGPGAGHDGGRVVFEGTPAELVAARSTLTGEHLAQYVGG from the coding sequence ATGAACCGGGATGCTCAGGAACTCGTCACCGCGCCGCAAGACGGCGGCGTGCCGCGTCCGACACACGGGAGGGACACCACGACGGTCGGCACGGGGGCGGACACCCAGCCGCCCGCGCCGTGTGCCGCCGACGGCCACGACCGGATCCGGGTGCACGGGGCACGCGAGAACAACCTCAGGAACGTCCATCTCGAGATCCCCAAGCGGCGGCTGACGGTGTTCACCGGAGTCTCCGGCTCCGGCAAGAGCTCCCTGGTGTTCGACACGATCGCCGCCGAGTCGCAACGGCTGATCAACGAGACGTACAGCGCCTTCGTCCAGGGCTTCATGCCCACCCTGGCACGGCCCGAGGTCGATGTGCTCGACGGCCTGACCACCGCGATCCTGGTCGACCAGCAGCCGATGGGCACCAGTCCCCGCTCGACGGTCGGCACCGCCACCGACGCGGGCGCGCTGCTGCGGATCCTCTTCAGCCGGCTCGCCGAGCCCCGTATCGGCTCCCAGAAGGCGTTCGCCTTCAACGTCGCCTCGGCCGACGCGTCGGGTGTGCTGGTGGTGAACGGCAAGAAGATCGAGAAGGGGTTCAGCGTCGTCGGCGGCATGTGCCTGCGGTGCGAGGGCATGGGCTCCGTCTCGGACATCGACCCCGCCCAGCTCATCGACGACTCCAGGTCGCTCGCCGACGGCGCGGTCACCGTCCCCGGCTGGAAGCCCGACGGCTGGGTGGTGCAGTCGTTCACCGAGTCCGGCTTCCTCGACCCCGCGAAGCCGGTCCGCGACTACACCGAGCAGGAGAGGCACGACCTCCTGCACCGGGACCCGGTCAAGGTCAAGGTGAAGGGGGTCAGCACCACCTACGAGGGCCTCCTCGCGCGGGTGAGGAAGTCCTTCCTGAGCAAGGACAAGGAGACGCTCCAGCCGCACATCCGCGCCTTCGTGGAGCGGGCGGTGACGTTCGCCGTCTGCCCCGGATGCCACGGCACCCGGCTCAGCGAGACCGCCCGGTCCGCCAGGATCGACGGCATCAGCATCGCCGACGCCTCCGCGATGCAGATCAGCGACCTCGCCTCCTGGACCCGCGGTCTGAGCGACCCTTCGGTCAGGACGCTGCTGGCCGTGCTCGGCCAGACCCTCGACTCGTTCGTCTCCATCGGCCTCGGCTACCTCTCCCTCGACCGGGCGTCGAGCACGCTCTCGGGCGGTGAGGCGCAACGCGTCAAGATGGTGCGCCACCTCGGGTCCGCGCTCACCGACGTCACCTACGTCTTCGACGAACCCACCGTCGGGCTGCACCCGCACGACATCCAGCGCATGAACGAGCTGCTGCTGCAACTGCGCGACAAGGGCAACACGGTGCTGGTCGTCGAGCACAAGCCGGAGACGATCACCATCGCCGACCATGTCGTCGACCTCGGACCGCACGCCGGGACCAAGGGCGGCGAGGTGGTCTTCGAGGGCACCGTCGAGGGCCTGCGGACCAGCGGCACCCTCACCGGACGGCACCTCGACGACCGGGCCTCGGTGAAGCCGGCGGTCCGCGAGCGGACCGGGGTGCTGGAGGTGCGCGGCGCCGACGCCCACAACCTGCGCGATGTCGACGTGGACATCCCGCTCGGCGTGCTGACCGTGGTCACCGGGGTGGCCGGCTCGGGCAAGAGCTCGCTGATCAGCGGATCGGTGGACGGCCGGGACGGCGTGGTCACGGTGGACCAGTCGCCCATCAAGGGCTCCCGGCGCAGCAACCCGGCCACCTACACCGGCATGCTCGAACCGATCCGGAAGACGTTCGCCCGGGCCAACGGCGTCAAGCCCGCCCTGTTCAGCCCCAACTCCGGGGGCGCCTGCCCCGCTTGCAAGGGGGCCGGCGTCATCTACACCGACCTGGCGATCATGGCCGGTGTCGCCACCACCTGCGACGAGTGCGAGGGGAAGCGCTTCGAGGCGTCGGTGCTCCGGTACCGCCTGGAAGGACGGAACATCAGCGAGGTGTTCGAGATGCCGGTGGCCGAGGCCGCGGAGTTCTTCCGCACCGGTGCCGCGCGCACCCCGGCCGCGTACGCCGTCCTCGACCGGCTCGCCGAAGTCGGCCTGGGCTACCTCAGCCTCGGCCAGCCGCTCACCACCCTCTCCGGCGGCGAGCGCCAACGCCTCAAGCTGGCCGGGCACATGGCCGGGGAGGGCAGCGTCTACATCCTGGACGAGCCGACCAGCGGCCTGCACCTGGCCGATGTCGAGCAACTGCTCGCCCTGCTCGACCGGCTCGTGGACGCCGGCAGGACGGTCATCGTCGTGGAGCACCACCAGGCGGTCATGGCCCATGCCGACTGGATCATCGACCTCGGTCCCGGCGCCGGCCACGACGGCGGCAGGGTCGTCTTCGAGGGCACTCCGGCGGAACTGGTCGCCGCCCGCTCCACCCTCACGGGCGAGCATCTCGCGCAGTACGTCGGCGGCTGA
- a CDS encoding NAD(P)/FAD-dependent oxidoreductase produces MPTHTDHTTVVVGAGPAGLTAALGLARYRHPVTVVDGPRPARNSASTGVHGHVGMDGATPAEFRARAWRELSRYPAVERLEGEAAGVCPTGAGGFRVVLEDGAAVEARTVLLATGVVDVHPADVDGFAACWGRTVIHCPFCLGEENAGRRWATVAGNAELAGLSAVAFRAWSQDTIAICPPSMPGLETARAAARSSGGDVVTGTVRRLHHREGALYAVELDDGRLLDRETLVWTPRQRQQPVVQRAVDELKLTVDDAGFVGVDPVQCTSVPGLYAAGDLTSRWKQSVTAAAAAGAAAADAIHMAALLGAARH; encoded by the coding sequence ATGCCCACGCACACCGACCACACGACCGTCGTCGTGGGAGCCGGCCCCGCCGGACTCACCGCGGCGCTCGGGCTGGCCAGATACCGCCACCCGGTGACCGTCGTGGACGGCCCCCGGCCGGCGAGGAACAGCGCGTCCACCGGTGTCCACGGCCATGTCGGGATGGACGGCGCCACCCCCGCCGAGTTCCGGGCGCGCGCCTGGCGCGAACTCTCCCGCTACCCGGCCGTCGAACGCCTGGAAGGCGAGGCCGCCGGCGTGTGCCCCACCGGGGCCGGCGGCTTCCGAGTCGTCCTCGAGGACGGCGCGGCCGTCGAGGCCCGGACCGTTCTGCTCGCGACCGGTGTCGTGGACGTCCACCCCGCGGACGTGGACGGCTTCGCGGCGTGCTGGGGCCGCACCGTGATCCACTGCCCGTTCTGCCTCGGCGAGGAGAACGCCGGCCGGCGCTGGGCGACGGTCGCCGGAAACGCGGAACTCGCGGGACTGTCCGCCGTGGCCTTCCGCGCCTGGAGCCAGGACACGATCGCCATCTGCCCGCCGTCCATGCCCGGCCTGGAGACCGCCCGCGCGGCCGCGCGAAGCAGCGGAGGGGACGTCGTCACGGGAACGGTCCGCCGCCTGCACCACCGGGAAGGTGCCCTGTACGCAGTCGAGTTGGACGACGGCCGGCTGCTGGATCGGGAGACCCTGGTGTGGACGCCGCGGCAGCGGCAGCAACCCGTCGTGCAGCGGGCGGTCGACGAACTGAAGCTGACGGTCGACGACGCCGGCTTCGTCGGCGTCGACCCGGTCCAGTGCACCAGCGTGCCGGGCCTGTACGCGGCCGGCGACCTCACCAGCCGGTGGAAGCAGTCGGTCACCGCGGCGGCCGCGGCGGGCGCGGCGGCCGCCGACGCCATCCACATGGCGGCGCTGCTCGGCGCCGCGCGCCACTGA
- a CDS encoding ATP-binding cassette domain-containing protein, with protein sequence MPAAITTAGLCKRFGSLTALDHLDLTVPEGTVHGVLGPNGSGKTTTVRILATLIRPDAGTAEVFGVDVRSDPRRVRSVIGLTGQYAAVDELLTGRENLHMIGRLFRLSRPGSRARAAELLERFGLEDAADRQPRTYSGGMRRRLDIAASLMARPRLVFLDEPTTGLDPRSRMEVWRLVRELVADGTTVLLTTQYLEEADQLADSLSVIDHGRVIVSGTPDELKAQVGQDRVGITLLEAGAMERTVRLLRERLGTEPVADPDRMIVHAPLSDGGTLPDLLHLLRESGIAIGDVALRRPTLDDVFLAVTGRSPEQRPDQRNTGKETERP encoded by the coding sequence ATGCCAGCAGCGATCACAACGGCCGGGCTGTGCAAGCGCTTCGGCTCGCTCACCGCGCTCGACCACCTCGACCTCACGGTGCCCGAGGGCACGGTGCACGGCGTGCTCGGCCCCAACGGGTCCGGCAAGACCACCACCGTCCGGATCCTGGCCACCCTCATCAGGCCCGACGCGGGAACGGCCGAGGTGTTCGGCGTGGACGTGCGCAGCGACCCCCGGCGGGTCCGGTCGGTCATCGGGCTCACCGGCCAGTACGCCGCCGTCGACGAACTGCTCACCGGCCGCGAGAACCTGCACATGATCGGCAGGTTGTTCCGGCTGTCGAGACCCGGCAGCCGGGCACGCGCGGCCGAACTGCTCGAACGCTTCGGCCTGGAGGACGCGGCCGACCGGCAGCCCAGGACGTACTCCGGCGGTATGCGGCGCCGGCTCGACATCGCCGCCAGCCTCATGGCACGGCCCAGGCTCGTCTTCCTCGACGAACCGACCACCGGCCTCGATCCGCGCAGCCGCATGGAGGTGTGGCGGCTCGTGCGCGAACTGGTCGCCGACGGTACGACCGTACTGCTCACCACCCAGTACCTGGAGGAGGCGGACCAGCTCGCCGACTCCCTCTCCGTGATCGACCACGGCAGGGTCATCGTCAGCGGCACCCCGGACGAACTCAAGGCCCAGGTGGGCCAGGACCGGGTCGGGATCACCCTCCTCGAAGCCGGCGCGATGGAGCGGACGGTGCGGCTCCTGCGGGAGCGGCTGGGCACCGAACCGGTCGCCGACCCGGACAGGATGATCGTCCACGCGCCGCTGTCCGACGGCGGCACCCTGCCCGACCTGCTCCACCTGCTCAGGGAGTCCGGGATCGCGATCGGCGACGTGGCGCTCCGCCGGCCCACCCTCGACGACGTCTTCCTCGCCGTGACCGGCCGGTCCCCCGAGCAGCGCCCCGACCAGCGGAACACCGGGAAGGAAACCGAGCGGCCATGA
- a CDS encoding ABC transporter permease, translating to MTSVTLTRESGTSSTQARSALAWWLSDVREMTVRNVRHVLRSPELVMFSLVQPVMFILLFTYVFGGAIDVGGERYVQFLLPGILVQMALYGSAAGTTIGVAAEMREGLMDRFRSMPMSRSAVLVGRTLSEIFRNVGVAGVTVGIGVLVGFRFRGGLLPALAGLLLLLLFGYAVSWFAVYLGLSVGNAEAAQAVGGVWIFPFTLISSAFVPTSTMPGWLEAYAANSPMTAAVNALRALLSGGPATSYVLQTVAWSIGLIVVFAPLAVRKYGSR from the coding sequence ATGACCTCCGTCACCCTGACCCGGGAGAGCGGCACGTCGAGCACGCAGGCGCGCAGCGCCCTCGCCTGGTGGCTCTCCGACGTGCGGGAGATGACCGTACGCAACGTACGGCACGTACTGCGCAGCCCCGAGCTGGTGATGTTCTCGCTCGTCCAGCCGGTGATGTTCATCCTGCTGTTCACCTATGTCTTCGGCGGCGCCATCGACGTCGGCGGCGAGCGCTACGTCCAGTTCCTGCTGCCCGGCATCCTCGTCCAGATGGCGCTCTACGGCTCGGCCGCCGGCACCACCATCGGCGTCGCCGCGGAGATGCGGGAGGGCCTCATGGACCGCTTCCGCTCGATGCCGATGAGCCGCAGCGCCGTGCTCGTCGGACGCACCCTGTCGGAGATCTTCCGCAACGTCGGCGTCGCCGGGGTGACCGTCGGCATCGGGGTGCTGGTCGGCTTCCGGTTCCGGGGCGGCCTGCTGCCCGCGCTGGCCGGACTGCTGCTGTTGCTGCTCTTCGGCTACGCGGTGTCCTGGTTCGCCGTCTACCTCGGGCTGTCGGTCGGCAACGCGGAGGCGGCCCAGGCGGTCGGCGGTGTCTGGATCTTCCCCTTCACGCTGATCTCCTCGGCGTTCGTGCCGACCAGCACGATGCCGGGCTGGCTGGAGGCGTACGCCGCGAACAGCCCCATGACCGCGGCCGTGAACGCGCTGCGCGCACTGCTCTCCGGCGGCCCGGCGACGAGCTACGTACTCCAGACCGTCGCCTGGTCGATCGGGCTGATCGTGGTGTTCGCCCCGCTCGCGGTCCGCAAGTACGGCTCGCGATGA
- a CDS encoding class I SAM-dependent methyltransferase, with product MTEPAGPPEGTAATAEVFDAVYRGESPFGKRPPWDIGAPQPAYVALEEAGLIAGAVLDAGCGTGEDALHLADRGYAVTGLDLSPEAIALAREKARARGLDAVFEVADALDLKGYRGRFDTVIDCGLAHTFEAGRLRTYAAALHRACRPGALVHVLSVSDRGAREMQARLAAAIDRIPEPLPDGESAEPALRRSAEHLREGFADGWAAESIDEALIRGIVPTTAELLDVHAWLGRFRRA from the coding sequence ATGACCGAACCTGCCGGACCACCCGAGGGAACCGCCGCGACGGCCGAGGTCTTCGACGCCGTCTACCGCGGCGAGAGCCCGTTCGGCAAGCGCCCGCCGTGGGACATCGGGGCGCCCCAACCCGCCTACGTCGCCCTGGAGGAGGCCGGACTCATCGCCGGCGCGGTGCTCGACGCGGGATGCGGCACCGGCGAGGACGCCCTCCACCTGGCGGACAGGGGCTACGCGGTGACGGGGCTCGACCTGTCGCCCGAGGCGATCGCCCTCGCCCGGGAGAAGGCCCGGGCACGCGGGCTCGACGCCGTCTTCGAGGTCGCCGACGCCCTCGACCTCAAGGGCTACCGGGGGCGCTTCGACACCGTGATCGACTGCGGCCTCGCCCACACCTTCGAGGCCGGCCGGCTGCGCACCTACGCGGCCGCCCTGCACCGGGCCTGCCGCCCGGGGGCCCTCGTGCACGTCCTCTCCGTCAGCGACCGGGGGGCCCGGGAGATGCAGGCGCGGCTCGCCGCGGCCATCGACCGGATACCGGAGCCCCTCCCGGACGGGGAGTCGGCGGAGCCCGCCCTCAGGCGCTCCGCCGAGCACCTGCGCGAGGGCTTCGCCGACGGCTGGGCCGCCGAGTCGATCGACGAGGCCCTCATCCGCGGCATCGTCCCGACCACCGCGGAACTGCTCGACGTGCACGCCTGGCTCGGGCGGTTCCGCCGCGCCTGA
- a CDS encoding DoxX family protein, protein MGTWLRTLASAPAGRAARRTPRPAGGSPAAPHWSGATRTAFRFGFVYAGLYCLTTPQIYLALRGGGMGRLQEAADSWAKLWEIRPVRNRVSVRVLGRELGDRFDGGDDPHTWAGQLCWLAGAAAATPLWSVLDRHRTHYTALDRWFRLAVRFCLAAQMFSYGAAKAVPLQFQLPPSKLVEPLGDLSPMGLLWAQTGFSKPYQMLLGCAEIAGGLLLVAPRTATAGALLSAAEMSQVFLLNMTFDVPVKVHSFHLLLLSLLLLAPEAPRLAGALLTSRPLPPSAPPDLFRSRPMNRISTALQLGAGLWLLGAQLRNDWSFWRNYGDGREKPELYGVWDVTDFSVDGERNPLSAAGGRRWRRVVVDSADAVAVQRTDDSLDPCTAVIDMDARTIALTSTADPGWRAALAFRRPADDRLTLEGEAGGHRLRLHLRRRELGTFPLVGRGFHWVQDNSYLR, encoded by the coding sequence GTGGGCACATGGCTGCGGACCCTCGCGTCCGCACCGGCCGGCCGGGCGGCCAGACGGACACCCCGGCCGGCCGGCGGCTCCCCGGCCGCACCGCACTGGAGCGGGGCCACCCGCACCGCCTTCCGGTTCGGCTTCGTCTACGCCGGCCTCTACTGCCTGACGACCCCGCAGATCTATCTCGCCCTGCGCGGCGGCGGGATGGGCCGCCTCCAGGAGGCGGCCGACTCCTGGGCGAAGCTCTGGGAGATACGTCCGGTGCGCAACCGGGTGTCCGTCCGCGTCCTCGGCAGGGAACTCGGCGACCGCTTCGACGGCGGAGACGACCCGCACACCTGGGCCGGGCAGCTCTGCTGGCTGGCGGGCGCCGCCGCGGCGACCCCGCTCTGGTCCGTGCTGGACCGGCACCGGACGCACTACACGGCACTGGACAGGTGGTTCCGCCTGGCCGTGCGCTTCTGCCTCGCCGCGCAGATGTTCTCCTACGGCGCGGCCAAGGCCGTCCCGCTCCAGTTCCAGCTGCCGCCGTCGAAACTCGTCGAGCCGCTCGGCGACCTCAGCCCGATGGGCCTGCTGTGGGCGCAGACGGGCTTCTCCAAGCCGTACCAGATGCTCCTCGGCTGCGCGGAGATCGCGGGCGGGCTGCTGCTCGTCGCGCCGCGCACGGCGACCGCGGGCGCGCTGCTGTCGGCGGCGGAGATGAGCCAGGTGTTCCTCCTCAACATGACCTTCGACGTCCCCGTCAAGGTCCACTCCTTCCATCTGCTCCTGCTGAGCCTGCTGCTGCTGGCCCCGGAGGCGCCCCGCCTGGCCGGGGCCCTCCTCACCTCGCGCCCGCTGCCCCCGTCCGCCCCTCCGGACCTCTTCCGCTCCCGCCCGATGAACCGGATCTCCACGGCCCTTCAGCTCGGGGCGGGGCTCTGGCTGCTCGGCGCGCAACTGCGCAACGACTGGTCGTTCTGGAGGAATTACGGTGACGGACGGGAGAAGCCCGAGTTGTACGGCGTCTGGGACGTCACCGACTTCTCCGTCGACGGCGAGCGGAACCCGCTCTCGGCGGCAGGCGGCCGCCGCTGGCGCCGGGTCGTCGTGGACTCCGCCGACGCCGTGGCCGTCCAGCGCACGGACGACTCGCTCGACCCCTGCACGGCGGTGATCGACATGGACGCCCGCACGATCGCACTGACCAGCACGGCCGATCCGGGGTGGCGGGCCGCTCTCGCCTTCCGGCGCCCGGCGGACGACCGCCTGACCCTGGAGGGCGAAGCCGGCGGCCACCGTCTCCGCCTGCACCTGCGCCGCCGCGAACTCGGCACGTTCCCGCTGGTCGGCAGGGGGTTTCACTGGGTGCAGGACAACTCGTACCTGCGATAA
- a CDS encoding FAD-binding oxidoreductase encodes MSLDVERLAAAVRGPVLLPGSAEYERERAGFQTGFGHRPAVAVGATRAGDVRAAVRFAAERGLPVAVQSTGHGIVTALDGEGVLISTRRMKAVAVDAQARTVRAEAGVLWGEVIERTAPHGLAPVSGSAPHIGVVGYLLGGGVGLLGRRTGYASDHVRAFDIVTADGRLRRVTAGSDPELFWALRGGGGNFGAVTAVETALLPVARLYGGGLRFAADSPADVLRAYRDWTMTLPEELTSSIGLMTCPRSPALPEPLHGRYAAHVRIAFTGSAEEGERLVAPLRVLGPCVTDTVREMPYTQAGTIYQDPRVPHAYFGGNVLLRELDPDVLRTVADLAGPGAAVPCAVDVRHLGGAFARRPPDPGAVGGREAAYMLRVMTGGTAAPPTAARPVHQRVYEALKQWTVGRSPNSVYHDGAPVPGDRVRELFAAGDFERLRRVKTRHDPHNLFRFTHNIPPVDGN; translated from the coding sequence ATGAGCCTGGACGTGGAAAGACTGGCCGCGGCGGTGCGAGGCCCCGTCCTGCTGCCCGGCAGCGCGGAGTACGAGAGGGAACGGGCCGGTTTCCAGACCGGTTTCGGGCACCGTCCCGCCGTCGCCGTCGGCGCCACCCGCGCCGGGGACGTCCGCGCCGCGGTCCGCTTCGCCGCCGAGCGCGGGCTGCCGGTCGCCGTGCAGTCCACCGGGCACGGCATCGTGACCGCCCTGGACGGCGAGGGCGTCCTCATCAGCACCCGCCGGATGAAGGCCGTCGCGGTGGATGCGCAGGCGCGCACCGTCAGAGCCGAGGCCGGCGTGCTGTGGGGAGAGGTCATCGAGCGGACCGCCCCCCACGGCCTGGCCCCCGTCAGCGGCTCGGCCCCGCACATCGGCGTCGTCGGGTACCTCCTCGGCGGCGGTGTCGGTCTGCTCGGCCGCCGGACCGGCTACGCCAGCGACCACGTTCGCGCCTTCGACATCGTCACCGCCGACGGCCGACTGCGCCGGGTCACGGCCGGTTCCGACCCCGAACTGTTCTGGGCGCTGCGCGGTGGCGGCGGCAACTTCGGCGCCGTGACCGCCGTCGAGACCGCCCTGCTGCCGGTGGCGCGCCTCTACGGCGGCGGCCTCCGCTTCGCCGCGGACAGCCCCGCCGACGTGCTGCGCGCCTACCGGGACTGGACGATGACGCTGCCCGAGGAACTCACCTCCTCGATCGGCCTCATGACCTGCCCCCGGTCGCCCGCCCTCCCCGAGCCGCTGCACGGACGCTACGCCGCCCATGTCCGGATCGCCTTCACCGGTTCCGCCGAGGAGGGCGAACGGCTCGTGGCGCCCCTGCGCGTGCTGGGGCCGTGCGTCACCGACACCGTCCGGGAGATGCCGTACACGCAGGCGGGCACGATCTACCAGGACCCGCGTGTTCCGCACGCCTACTTCGGCGGGAACGTCCTGCTGCGCGAACTCGACCCCGACGTCCTGCGGACCGTCGCCGACCTGGCGGGACCCGGCGCCGCCGTGCCCTGCGCCGTCGACGTCCGCCACCTCGGCGGCGCGTTCGCCCGGCGGCCCCCCGACCCGGGCGCCGTGGGCGGCCGCGAAGCCGCCTACATGCTGCGGGTGATGACCGGCGGCACAGCCGCGCCGCCCACTGCGGCCCGGCCGGTCCACCAGCGCGTCTACGAGGCCCTGAAGCAGTGGACCGTCGGCCGCAGCCCCAACTCCGTCTACCACGACGGCGCCCCGGTCCCTGGGGATCGGGTGCGGGAACTCTTCGCCGCCGGGGACTTCGAACGGCTGCGGCGGGTGAAGACCCGGCACGATCCGCACAACCTGTTCCGGTTCACCCACAACATCCCACCGGTGGACGGGAACTGA
- a CDS encoding polyprenyl synthetase produces MTHTPRGGPGPDERAVLLAAGLADLVVSAAGSVAGTVQQLLRRSDGPELARDAQQDLIARGRITVDRLAAPPAHLEVLARHAAARRAASGGDA; encoded by the coding sequence ATGACACACACTCCGCGCGGCGGGCCGGGGCCGGACGAGCGGGCGGTACTGCTCGCGGCGGGGCTGGCGGACCTCGTGGTGAGCGCCGCCGGCTCCGTCGCCGGGACCGTGCAGCAGTTGCTGCGCCGCTCCGACGGACCGGAACTGGCCCGGGACGCGCAGCAGGACCTGATCGCCCGCGGCCGTATCACGGTCGACCGCCTCGCGGCGCCGCCCGCCCATCTGGAGGTGCTGGCCCGGCACGCCGCGGCGAGGCGGGCGGCGTCCGGTGGCGATGCCTGA